From the Scatophagus argus isolate fScaArg1 chromosome 21, fScaArg1.pri, whole genome shotgun sequence genome, one window contains:
- the pms2 gene encoding mismatch repair endonuclease PMS2 isoform X2, whose translation MSDACSEPAGAIKAIDKHSVHQICSGQVVLTLATAVKELVENSIDAGATNIDVRLKDCGAELVEVSDNGKGVEEANFEGLTLKHHTSKLRDFSDLIHVETFGFRGEALSSLCALSNLGVVTCHESSQVGSKLVFDHKGHLVQQSPHPRQQGSTVSLQQLFYTLPVRHKEFQRNIKKEYAKMLHVLQAYCIISTGVRITCSNQNGQGKRSTVLSTSGSQSMKDNIGAIFGPKQLQSLLPFQQVSPAESIIEEYGLKDADIPKQLFFITGFVSRGDHGVGRSATDRQFFFINKRPCDPLKVTKLVNEVYHMYNRHQYPFVALNIAVASDCVDVNVTPDKRQIFLQEEKLLLAILKTSLINMYEAGVNKISLNYTPVPSRSNTAASEICDKTPEPGEEPIAQSPKSSLNLAGLKAAFSSHHTSNSGNKSSVAKAPSNVPTQKTLQSFFKGTATRDLAKCSPMGKSALDGFRYGTTFTNTDSEKDGAVSSCDVAMATPDSQHSDLEFISPALAANRPSILIETFEETSNNSHAVPEEAELQTEPCSSNEDHAVSPDSKRARTQKPHFPTEHKLNTFSKKSSVTVDAPVCLHRRTVPLQFSLQELAGKMKRLRDQQAQRAGEVLRYRRFRAKINPGENQSAEDELKKEISKDMFKQMEIIGQFNLGFIIAKLNSDIFIIDQHATDEKYNFEMLQQHTVLQGQKLIAPQKLHLTAVSENVLIENIEIFQKNGFEFLIDEDAQVMERIKLVSLPTSKNWTFGPADIEELIFMLTDSPGVMCRPSRVRQMFASRACRKSVMIGTALSVSEMKKLLVHMGEIEHPWNCPHGRPTMRHLANLDILSQD comes from the exons ATGTCTGATGCGTG CTCTGAACCTGCCGGAGCCATCAAGGCCATTGACAAGCACTCAGTGCATCAAATCTGCTCCGGACAGGTTGTGCTGACTTTGGCCACTGCTGTCAAGGAGCTGGTGGAAAACAGCATCGATGCAGGGGCCACCAACATTG ATGTCAGGCTGAAGGATTGTGGAGCCGAGCTAGTGGAAGTGTCAGACAATGGAAAAGGAGTAGAAGAAGCCAACTTTGAAGGGCTGA CACTGAAGCATCACACATCAAAACTGAGGGACTTCTCTGATCTCATTCATGTGGAAACATTTGGCTTCAGAGGTGAAGCTCTCAGCTCTTTGTGTGCTCTCAG TAACCTGGGTGTGGTGACGTGCCACGAGTCCAGCCAGGTGGGTAGCAAGCTGGTTTTTGACCACAAAGGCCACCTAGTACAGCAGTCACCTCATCCCCGGCAGCAAGGCTCCACGgtcagcctgcagcagctcttctACACCCTGCCTGTTCGACACAAGGAGTTCCAACGCAATATCAAGAAG GAGTATGCCAAAATGTTACATGTCCTCCAGGCCTACTGTATCATCTCTACAGGAGTGCGTATTACTTGCTCCAACCAAAATGGGCAGGGAAAACGCAGCACAGTCCTTAGCACCAGTGGAAGCCAGAGTATGAAAGATAACATAGGAGCCATATTTGGACCAAAACAG CTACAAAGTCTTCTGCCTTTTCAGCAAGTGTCCCCCGCAGAAAGTATTATTGAAGAATATGGACTCAAAGATGCTGATATACCCAAACAGTTATTTTT CATCACAGGGTTTGTGTCACGAGGAGACCATGGTGTTGGGAGAAGTGCCACAGACAGGCAGTTCTTCTTCATTAACAAGCGCCCATGTGATCCTCTTAAG GTGACCAAACTTGTGAACGAGGTGTACCATATGTACAACAGACATCAATATCCATTTGTTGCCTTGAACATAGCTGTTGCCTCCG ACTGTGTGGATGTGAACGTAACCCCAGACAAACGACAGATTTTCCTTCAAGAGGAGAAACTCTTGCTGGCCATTCTGAAGACCTCACTTATTAACATGTACGAGGCTGGAGTTAATAAAATCAGCCTGAACTATACACCCGTACCCAGCAGAAGCA ATACAGCAGCATCTGAAATCTGTGACAAGACGCCAGAACCTGGAGAGGAACCGATTGCTCAGAGCCCAAAGTCATCCCTCAACCTGGCCGGCCTCAAAGCTGCTTTTTCAAGTCATCATACCTCCAATTCTGGGAATAAGTCAAGTGTGGCAAAAGCTCCCAGCAATGTccccacacagaaaacactgcagtctttttttaaGGGCACTGCCACAAGAGATCTTGCAAAATGCTCCCCCATGGGAAAGTCAGCACTGGATGGGTTCAGGTACGGAACGACGTTCACTAATACAGACTCTGAGAAAGACGGTGCTGTATCCAGTTGTGacgttgccatggcaacaccAGATAGTCAGCATTCAGACCTGGAGTTCATTTCTCCGGCACTGGCCGCCAACAGACCCAGCATTCTAATAGAAACATTTGAAGAAACATCTAACAATAGTCATGCTGTTCCTGAAGAAGCAGAGTTACAGACTGAACCATGCAGTTCCAATGAGGACCACGCTGTGAGCCCGGATTCCAAAAGGGCCAGGACACAAAAACCACATTTCCCTacagaacacaaactgaacactTTTTCAAAGAAATCCTCTGTGACGGTGGATGCTCCAGTCTGCCTGCACAGGAGGACGGTGCCTCTTCAGTTCTCTTTACAAGAGCTGGCAGGAAAGATGAAGAGGTTACGGGACCAGCAGGCACAGAGAGCCGGGGAGGTTCTACGCTATCGGCGCTTCAGAGCCAAGATCAACCCTGGAGAAAACCAGAGTGCAGAGGATGAGCTCAAGAAAGAGATCAG TAAGGATATGTTTAAACAGATGGAGATCATCGGTCAGTTCAACCTGGGCTTCATTATTGCCAAACTCAACTCTGACATCTTCATTATTGACCAACATGCTACGGATGAGAAGTACAACTTTgagatgctgcagcagcacactgtGCTCCAAGGACAGAAACTCATAGC CCCTCAGAAGCTTCACCtcactgctgtcagtgaaaatgTACTGATTGAGAACATTGAAATTTTCCAGAAGAATGGCTTTGAATTTCTCATCGATGAGGATG CTCAGGTGATGGAGAGGATTAAACTGGTGTCTCTGCCCACCAGCAAAAACTGGACATTTGGCCCGGCCGACATTGAAGAGCTGATCTTCATGCTTACTGACAGCCCTGGGGTCATGTGTCGACCATCCCGTGTCAGGCAGATGTTTGCCTCTAGAGCCTGTCGAAAATCT GTGATGATCGGCACTGCTTTGAGTGTCAGTGAGATGAAGAAGCTCCTGGTTCACATGGGGGAGATTGAGCATCCTTGGAACTGTCCTCACGGCAGGCCCACCATGAGACACCTCGCCAACCTGGACATCCTCTCTCAAGACTGA
- the pms2 gene encoding mismatch repair endonuclease PMS2 isoform X1 — MSDACSSEPAGAIKAIDKHSVHQICSGQVVLTLATAVKELVENSIDAGATNIDVRLKDCGAELVEVSDNGKGVEEANFEGLTLKHHTSKLRDFSDLIHVETFGFRGEALSSLCALSNLGVVTCHESSQVGSKLVFDHKGHLVQQSPHPRQQGSTVSLQQLFYTLPVRHKEFQRNIKKEYAKMLHVLQAYCIISTGVRITCSNQNGQGKRSTVLSTSGSQSMKDNIGAIFGPKQLQSLLPFQQVSPAESIIEEYGLKDADIPKQLFFITGFVSRGDHGVGRSATDRQFFFINKRPCDPLKVTKLVNEVYHMYNRHQYPFVALNIAVASDCVDVNVTPDKRQIFLQEEKLLLAILKTSLINMYEAGVNKISLNYTPVPSRSNTAASEICDKTPEPGEEPIAQSPKSSLNLAGLKAAFSSHHTSNSGNKSSVAKAPSNVPTQKTLQSFFKGTATRDLAKCSPMGKSALDGFRYGTTFTNTDSEKDGAVSSCDVAMATPDSQHSDLEFISPALAANRPSILIETFEETSNNSHAVPEEAELQTEPCSSNEDHAVSPDSKRARTQKPHFPTEHKLNTFSKKSSVTVDAPVCLHRRTVPLQFSLQELAGKMKRLRDQQAQRAGEVLRYRRFRAKINPGENQSAEDELKKEISKDMFKQMEIIGQFNLGFIIAKLNSDIFIIDQHATDEKYNFEMLQQHTVLQGQKLIAPQKLHLTAVSENVLIENIEIFQKNGFEFLIDEDAQVMERIKLVSLPTSKNWTFGPADIEELIFMLTDSPGVMCRPSRVRQMFASRACRKSVMIGTALSVSEMKKLLVHMGEIEHPWNCPHGRPTMRHLANLDILSQD; from the exons ATGTCTGATGCGTG CAGCTCTGAACCTGCCGGAGCCATCAAGGCCATTGACAAGCACTCAGTGCATCAAATCTGCTCCGGACAGGTTGTGCTGACTTTGGCCACTGCTGTCAAGGAGCTGGTGGAAAACAGCATCGATGCAGGGGCCACCAACATTG ATGTCAGGCTGAAGGATTGTGGAGCCGAGCTAGTGGAAGTGTCAGACAATGGAAAAGGAGTAGAAGAAGCCAACTTTGAAGGGCTGA CACTGAAGCATCACACATCAAAACTGAGGGACTTCTCTGATCTCATTCATGTGGAAACATTTGGCTTCAGAGGTGAAGCTCTCAGCTCTTTGTGTGCTCTCAG TAACCTGGGTGTGGTGACGTGCCACGAGTCCAGCCAGGTGGGTAGCAAGCTGGTTTTTGACCACAAAGGCCACCTAGTACAGCAGTCACCTCATCCCCGGCAGCAAGGCTCCACGgtcagcctgcagcagctcttctACACCCTGCCTGTTCGACACAAGGAGTTCCAACGCAATATCAAGAAG GAGTATGCCAAAATGTTACATGTCCTCCAGGCCTACTGTATCATCTCTACAGGAGTGCGTATTACTTGCTCCAACCAAAATGGGCAGGGAAAACGCAGCACAGTCCTTAGCACCAGTGGAAGCCAGAGTATGAAAGATAACATAGGAGCCATATTTGGACCAAAACAG CTACAAAGTCTTCTGCCTTTTCAGCAAGTGTCCCCCGCAGAAAGTATTATTGAAGAATATGGACTCAAAGATGCTGATATACCCAAACAGTTATTTTT CATCACAGGGTTTGTGTCACGAGGAGACCATGGTGTTGGGAGAAGTGCCACAGACAGGCAGTTCTTCTTCATTAACAAGCGCCCATGTGATCCTCTTAAG GTGACCAAACTTGTGAACGAGGTGTACCATATGTACAACAGACATCAATATCCATTTGTTGCCTTGAACATAGCTGTTGCCTCCG ACTGTGTGGATGTGAACGTAACCCCAGACAAACGACAGATTTTCCTTCAAGAGGAGAAACTCTTGCTGGCCATTCTGAAGACCTCACTTATTAACATGTACGAGGCTGGAGTTAATAAAATCAGCCTGAACTATACACCCGTACCCAGCAGAAGCA ATACAGCAGCATCTGAAATCTGTGACAAGACGCCAGAACCTGGAGAGGAACCGATTGCTCAGAGCCCAAAGTCATCCCTCAACCTGGCCGGCCTCAAAGCTGCTTTTTCAAGTCATCATACCTCCAATTCTGGGAATAAGTCAAGTGTGGCAAAAGCTCCCAGCAATGTccccacacagaaaacactgcagtctttttttaaGGGCACTGCCACAAGAGATCTTGCAAAATGCTCCCCCATGGGAAAGTCAGCACTGGATGGGTTCAGGTACGGAACGACGTTCACTAATACAGACTCTGAGAAAGACGGTGCTGTATCCAGTTGTGacgttgccatggcaacaccAGATAGTCAGCATTCAGACCTGGAGTTCATTTCTCCGGCACTGGCCGCCAACAGACCCAGCATTCTAATAGAAACATTTGAAGAAACATCTAACAATAGTCATGCTGTTCCTGAAGAAGCAGAGTTACAGACTGAACCATGCAGTTCCAATGAGGACCACGCTGTGAGCCCGGATTCCAAAAGGGCCAGGACACAAAAACCACATTTCCCTacagaacacaaactgaacactTTTTCAAAGAAATCCTCTGTGACGGTGGATGCTCCAGTCTGCCTGCACAGGAGGACGGTGCCTCTTCAGTTCTCTTTACAAGAGCTGGCAGGAAAGATGAAGAGGTTACGGGACCAGCAGGCACAGAGAGCCGGGGAGGTTCTACGCTATCGGCGCTTCAGAGCCAAGATCAACCCTGGAGAAAACCAGAGTGCAGAGGATGAGCTCAAGAAAGAGATCAG TAAGGATATGTTTAAACAGATGGAGATCATCGGTCAGTTCAACCTGGGCTTCATTATTGCCAAACTCAACTCTGACATCTTCATTATTGACCAACATGCTACGGATGAGAAGTACAACTTTgagatgctgcagcagcacactgtGCTCCAAGGACAGAAACTCATAGC CCCTCAGAAGCTTCACCtcactgctgtcagtgaaaatgTACTGATTGAGAACATTGAAATTTTCCAGAAGAATGGCTTTGAATTTCTCATCGATGAGGATG CTCAGGTGATGGAGAGGATTAAACTGGTGTCTCTGCCCACCAGCAAAAACTGGACATTTGGCCCGGCCGACATTGAAGAGCTGATCTTCATGCTTACTGACAGCCCTGGGGTCATGTGTCGACCATCCCGTGTCAGGCAGATGTTTGCCTCTAGAGCCTGTCGAAAATCT GTGATGATCGGCACTGCTTTGAGTGTCAGTGAGATGAAGAAGCTCCTGGTTCACATGGGGGAGATTGAGCATCCTTGGAACTGTCCTCACGGCAGGCCCACCATGAGACACCTCGCCAACCTGGACATCCTCTCTCAAGACTGA